One region of Bacteroidota bacterium genomic DNA includes:
- a CDS encoding type VI secretion system baseplate subunit TssG, translating to MITEAEIKSFLSDLPLDLRVEVLLTDLSKKGYNINDLLIQPVGIFKRKFSRDIAHVETMEMSNYNETVVLKVNREGLYDVLPQSVFHYPAQKPKPFKTISEMVEETKQRILEEANARKYFFAYESEFFKHRIATEIQERKLLETITYTMDDEKILSYWDLPDFLDARQKGILFYLFPIIFRIRGSLDLMRETYSIMLRQKVVFQKTEPKLISKPAGLGLNRLGEMILSVDSIVGDNDYSIFEAIKISIGPVQKENLINFLPGGNGKRILDHLNSMFMPFNVEPEIEILTVKNTWTLDSKDKKASRLGYTAFLTA from the coding sequence ATGATTACTGAAGCTGAAATCAAATCATTTCTGTCGGATTTACCACTGGATCTTCGCGTCGAAGTCTTACTTACTGACTTGTCGAAGAAAGGCTATAACATTAATGACCTGCTCATTCAGCCTGTTGGTATTTTTAAAAGGAAATTCAGCAGAGATATTGCTCATGTGGAAACGATGGAAATGTCGAATTACAATGAGACAGTTGTACTGAAAGTAAATCGTGAAGGACTTTACGATGTGCTTCCCCAGTCTGTTTTTCATTATCCGGCCCAAAAGCCAAAACCTTTCAAGACAATATCTGAAATGGTGGAGGAGACAAAGCAACGGATTTTGGAAGAAGCTAATGCGAGGAAGTATTTTTTTGCATACGAGTCGGAGTTTTTTAAGCATCGCATCGCAACCGAAATACAGGAAAGAAAATTACTCGAAACCATTACCTACACGATGGATGATGAGAAAATTCTTTCTTATTGGGATCTGCCTGACTTTTTGGATGCACGTCAAAAGGGTATATTGTTTTACCTTTTCCCGATCATCTTTCGTATCCGTGGCTCCCTGGATCTCATGCGGGAAACTTATTCTATTATGCTGAGGCAAAAAGTTGTTTTTCAAAAGACTGAACCAAAATTGATTTCCAAACCTGCCGGATTGGGATTGAATAGACTTGGAGAAATGATACTTTCTGTGGATTCAATTGTTGGGGATAACGATTACTCTATATTTGAAGCCATTAAAATTTCTATTGGTCCGGTACAAAAGGAAAACCTGATTAATTTTTTACCAGGCGGAAATGGCAAGAGAATTTTAGATCATTTGAATTCAATGTTTATGCCCTTCAATGTTGAGCCTGAAATTGAAATTCTTACTGTTAAAAACACCTGGACGCTTGACAGCAAAGATAAAAAAGCCAGTCGTTTGGGCTATACTGCCTTTCTGACTGCATAG
- a CDS encoding response regulator transcription factor yields MSLKIAIYEDNRMFRELLTDLVQCSPGLICTGSFPDANNILQKMNRSLPDVILMDIEMPGMNGIEAVKVIKSHFPNTLVLMQTANEEDDKIFDAICAGASGYLLKNTAPSRILEAIHEANLGGSPMSPSVARKVLERFSTIQKVSTKNEFDLSEREKEILQLLVKGMSYKLIADACYLSIDTVKFHIKNIYEKLQVNSKAEAVAKAFKSGLV; encoded by the coding sequence ATGTCATTAAAAATCGCCATTTACGAGGATAACAGAATGTTTCGTGAACTGCTCACTGATCTTGTTCAATGTTCTCCAGGCTTAATTTGCACCGGTTCATTCCCGGATGCAAACAACATTCTCCAGAAAATGAACCGGAGTTTACCAGATGTCATATTAATGGATATTGAAATGCCCGGAATGAATGGTATTGAAGCGGTAAAGGTTATTAAATCGCACTTCCCGAATACCCTGGTGTTGATGCAAACTGCGAATGAAGAAGACGATAAAATATTTGACGCGATTTGTGCCGGCGCTTCTGGTTATTTGCTGAAGAATACAGCCCCATCACGCATTCTCGAAGCGATACACGAAGCAAATCTGGGAGGTTCTCCAATGAGTCCTTCTGTAGCCCGAAAAGTGCTTGAACGCTTTTCTACCATACAAAAAGTATCCACAAAAAATGAATTTGATCTTTCCGAAAGGGAAAAAGAAATTCTGCAACTGCTTGTCAAAGGCATGAGTTATAAATTAATTGCAGATGCCTGTTATCTTAGTATTGATACTGTCAAATTTCACATTAAAAATATTTACGAAAAACTTCAGGTAAATTCAAAAGCTGAAGCTGTAGCCAAAGCCTTCAAAAGCGGTTTGGTTTAA
- a CDS encoding RDD family protein, whose translation MKPDVLDEIQSEPVNYPPLIKRFQSLIVDQVLLITCMFIISNLFGTSEEESNGALRGFLFLGLFVIYEPFCLSVGTTVGNLAAGIRVRRFKNEEKRLSLANSYVRFVVKLILGVISFFTVTSNKSKRAIHDFASGSIVIYAKK comes from the coding sequence ATGAAACCAGATGTACTTGATGAAATTCAAAGCGAACCAGTCAATTATCCACCGCTGATTAAACGGTTTCAGTCGCTGATCGTTGACCAGGTTTTACTAATTACTTGCATGTTTATCATCAGTAATTTGTTTGGCACATCAGAAGAAGAAAGCAATGGTGCTCTTCGTGGATTTTTATTCCTTGGACTGTTTGTAATCTACGAACCATTTTGCCTGAGTGTTGGAACTACTGTCGGAAATCTGGCCGCAGGAATACGGGTAAGACGATTTAAAAATGAGGAGAAACGTTTATCTCTTGCAAATTCCTATGTTCGCTTTGTTGTCAAGTTAATCCTTGGAGTAATTTCTTTCTTCACTGTAACATCCAATAAATCCAAACGTGCCATTCATGATTTTGCCTCCGGATCAATAGTCATCTATGCCAAAAAATAA